A single genomic interval of Nostoc commune NIES-4072 harbors:
- the cutA gene encoding divalent-cation tolerance protein CutA, producing the protein METPTGYGVVLVTAGNIQEAEAIANALVEAKLAACVSLLPIHSIYTWQGELHKEQEWQLVIKTDLAQFPAMEAKIKELHSYEVPEIIALPIVAGSQAYLQWISQQVKSKE; encoded by the coding sequence ATGGAGACACCTACTGGCTATGGTGTGGTATTGGTGACAGCTGGCAACATACAGGAGGCAGAAGCAATTGCCAATGCCCTTGTGGAAGCTAAACTCGCGGCTTGTGTGAGTTTGTTACCAATCCACTCAATTTACACCTGGCAAGGGGAACTGCATAAAGAGCAAGAATGGCAATTAGTGATTAAAACTGATTTGGCGCAATTTCCGGCAATGGAGGCCAAAATTAAGGAACTGCACTCTTATGAAGTGCCAGAAATAATTGCTTTACCAATTGTTGCTGGTTCTCAAGCCTACTTACAGTGGATTTCTCAGCAAGTTAAAAGTAAAGAGTGA
- a CDS encoding transposase, producing the protein MRKLTDSDKQEILKLYRETAETTSTLADRYGVSNSTISRLLKSTLPEDEYEYLVSLKRAARTPEGRAQVNYEQLPLLTQPEPEIEVPPIETPPVEVPKVEPLPRRVIHVEQELYSEETAESIAASRRVRRRPSATEKPKLRVPEKLETPEPKPPEIVSIPIPPLKNEHPGAAVIAQMLGEDLLDESEDLDDLDDDDLDDDDFEEEDFDDDDLDDQRPLVTKRRPGEASVQVLPLSIANLPKTCYLVIDRSSELITRPLKDFGDLGQIPSLETQQRTLPVFDNHRVAKRFSTKRDRVIKVPDSKMLHKARTHLQAKGITRLLIDGQVYSLSTTV; encoded by the coding sequence GTGAGAAAATTAACAGATTCTGACAAACAAGAAATTCTTAAGTTATATCGAGAGACTGCCGAAACAACCTCAACTTTGGCAGACCGCTATGGTGTGAGTAATTCGACAATTAGTCGCCTGCTCAAAAGCACTTTGCCAGAAGATGAGTATGAATACTTAGTCTCCTTAAAGCGGGCTGCGAGAACTCCTGAGGGGAGGGCGCAGGTAAACTACGAGCAGTTACCACTGCTGACTCAACCAGAGCCAGAGATAGAGGTTCCACCCATCGAAACCCCGCCTGTGGAAGTACCAAAGGTTGAGCCACTGCCACGTCGGGTAATTCATGTAGAGCAGGAACTTTACTCAGAGGAAACGGCGGAGTCAATTGCTGCTAGTAGACGAGTGCGGCGACGCCCCTCAGCGACGGAAAAACCAAAGCTCCGAGTCCCGGAGAAATTAGAAACTCCAGAGCCAAAGCCGCCGGAAATAGTCAGCATCCCCATCCCACCACTAAAGAATGAACATCCAGGAGCGGCCGTCATCGCGCAGATGCTGGGCGAAGATTTGCTCGACGAATCAGAGGATTTGGATGATTTAGATGATGATGATTTAGATGATGACGACTTTGAGGAAGAAGACTTTGATGACGATGACCTGGATGACCAAAGACCGTTAGTCACAAAACGTAGACCAGGTGAAGCATCAGTTCAAGTTTTACCTCTGTCGATAGCCAATTTGCCAAAAACTTGCTATTTGGTAATTGACCGTTCTTCGGAATTAATTACCCGTCCTCTCAAAGACTTTGGTGATTTGGGGCAAATTCCTAGCCTAGAAACCCAGCAAAGAACTCTGCCGGTGTTTGATAACCATCGCGTGGCCAAGCGTTTTTCTACGAAGCGCGATCGCGTGATTAAAGTTCCTGATAGTAAAATGCTCCATAAGGCTCGGACTCATTTGCAAGCTAAGGGCATCACACGCCTCTTGATTGATGGTCAGGTCTATTCCTTATCTACGACGGTTTAG
- a CDS encoding Arm DNA-binding domain-containing protein, producing MDRTQKASKGTVSVESFQSRLRLRLPRQLYEGTQKYLTLNLADTPENRQLAEQKAHQIELDIASGSFDETLAKYKPQRHLSIVTPGEQQKILTISDLWDRYIDYKRPSLKPRTLDKLAVLEKHIKRCPYQDLDEGIKIRLALLQQTTTSQAKDVLMYLSAACKWGMKHGLVTFNPFEGMYNELPKHKWQDNSKPNAFSEEEKERIIQAFKNHKPSKGIGYSYYSPFVEFLFLTGCRPSEAIGLQWKHITPDCSQITFEGALVQVGNGERVRVNGSKNNKKRVFNCNQRLQELILKIKPEYVEPESLIFPSPEGLSIHYRNFSRRAWDKIVDPLVERQTTPYSCRDTFISEQIAKGVPTAVVAKWCDNSVDVIEQKYLDAKLLEQLKPL from the coding sequence ATGGATAGAACACAAAAAGCGTCTAAAGGAACAGTAAGTGTTGAATCATTTCAAAGTCGATTACGTCTGAGACTGCCAAGACAACTTTACGAAGGTACACAAAAATATTTGACTCTGAATTTAGCTGATACGCCAGAAAATCGTCAGCTAGCAGAACAGAAAGCACATCAGATAGAGTTAGACATTGCATCTGGTAGCTTCGATGAAACACTGGCTAAGTACAAGCCACAGAGACATTTATCTATAGTTACTCCTGGCGAACAGCAGAAGATATTAACAATTTCAGACTTGTGGGATAGGTACATTGATTACAAGCGCCCATCTCTAAAACCTAGAACACTGGATAAACTAGCTGTACTAGAAAAACATATTAAACGCTGTCCATATCAAGATTTGGATGAGGGTATAAAAATCAGACTCGCATTGTTGCAACAAACGACTACCTCACAAGCCAAAGATGTACTCATGTATCTTTCAGCAGCTTGTAAATGGGGAATGAAACATGGTTTAGTAACTTTTAATCCTTTTGAAGGGATGTACAATGAGCTTCCCAAACATAAGTGGCAGGATAATTCAAAACCTAACGCCTTCAGTGAAGAAGAGAAAGAAAGAATAATTCAGGCTTTTAAAAATCACAAACCATCTAAAGGTATAGGCTACAGTTATTACTCACCATTTGTGGAGTTTTTGTTTTTAACAGGATGCCGACCATCAGAAGCTATCGGTCTGCAATGGAAGCATATTACACCTGATTGTTCTCAAATTACCTTTGAAGGCGCATTAGTTCAGGTGGGAAATGGTGAAAGGGTGAGGGTTAATGGCTCTAAGAACAATAAAAAGCGTGTTTTTAACTGTAACCAACGACTACAAGAATTAATTTTAAAAATCAAACCAGAATATGTTGAGCCGGAATCTTTAATATTTCCATCACCAGAAGGATTATCAATACATTATAGAAACTTTTCACGTCGAGCTTGGGATAAAATTGTAGACCCATTAGTAGAACGTCAAACCACACCATATTCATGTCGTGATACTTTCATATCTGAGCAAATTGCAAAAGGGGTTCCTACTGCTGTAGTTGCAAAATGGTGTGATAACTCGGTGGATGTTATAGAACAAAAATATCTTGATGCTAAACTTTTAGAGCAACTTAAACCGCTTTAG
- a CDS encoding ADP-ribosylglycohydrolase family protein, with product MLTAAKTLSGLMGLCVGDALGVPVEFTSRAERVKSPVTTMQGYGTWNQPPGTWSDDSSLSFCLAECLCRGYSLDAIANSFWRWYKEAYWTPRGDVFDIGQTTHTAIMRLKQGVVPHQAGGKVENSNGNGSLMRILPMAYCHRNFTLGELLARVHDVSAITHAHARSQMACGIYISIAVALLEGADPQTAYLQGLQDIQTIYSVREFLLEKPHFGRIFSGEIAKVPVEEINSGGYVIDTLESSLWCLLNSSSYSEAVLKAVNLGGDTDTTAAVTGGLAGIYYGVENIPKQWMNQIARRQDIIYLAERFARAVYA from the coding sequence ATGCTAACCGCTGCAAAAACGTTATCTGGTTTGATGGGTTTATGTGTCGGTGATGCGTTGGGTGTGCCGGTGGAGTTTACTAGCCGTGCTGAACGAGTAAAATCTCCAGTGACAACGATGCAGGGTTATGGCACATGGAATCAACCACCAGGAACTTGGTCAGATGACAGTTCCTTAAGCTTTTGCTTGGCAGAATGCCTTTGTAGGGGGTATTCGTTGGATGCTATAGCCAATTCCTTCTGGCGCTGGTACAAGGAGGCTTACTGGACTCCCCGTGGCGATGTCTTTGATATTGGTCAAACTACCCACACAGCAATTATGCGCCTGAAACAGGGAGTTGTTCCCCATCAGGCGGGTGGTAAGGTTGAAAATAGTAATGGCAATGGTTCGTTGATGAGAATCTTGCCGATGGCTTATTGTCATAGAAACTTCACTTTAGGCGAATTGCTGGCGCGGGTGCATGATGTTTCAGCAATTACTCATGCTCATGCGCGATCGCAAATGGCCTGTGGCATTTATATTAGTATTGCAGTGGCGCTCTTGGAAGGCGCTGACCCGCAAACAGCTTATTTACAAGGATTGCAAGATATCCAAACAATTTATTCTGTGCGAGAATTTTTATTAGAGAAGCCGCATTTTGGCAGAATTTTCAGTGGTGAGATTGCTAAGGTACCAGTGGAAGAGATTAATTCTGGTGGCTATGTGATTGATACCTTAGAGTCATCCCTGTGGTGTTTGTTAAATAGCTCGTCTTATTCTGAAGCAGTGCTGAAAGCTGTCAACTTAGGCGGAGATACCGATACTACCGCCGCCGTCACTGGTGGGTTAGCAGGAATTTATTACGGCGTGGAAAATATTCCTAAACAATGGATGAACCAAATTGCTCGTAGACAGGACATTATTTACTTAGCAGAGCGTTTTGCAAGGGCTGTTTACGCTTAG
- the nadA gene encoding quinolinate synthase NadA, whose translation MFTTALAQRENTQLGELPLDLFAAIQSLKKELNAVILAHYYQEPDIQDIADFIGDSLQLARAAEKTNADVIVFAGVHFMAETAKILNPDKLVLLPDLDAGCSLADSCPPDEFAAFKAAHPDHLVVSYINCSADIKAMSDIICTSSNAVKIVQQIPKEQPIIFAPDRNLGRYVMEQTGRDLVLWQGSCVVHETFSEKKIVQLKIAHPEAEAIAHPECESSVLRHASFIGSTAALLKYCQSSPTKEFIVATEPGIIHQMQKLAPDKRFIPAPPMNNCACNECPFMRLNTLEKLYWAMKNRTPEITMSEDIRLAALRPMQRMLEMSV comes from the coding sequence GTGTTTACCACTGCACTAGCTCAACGAGAAAACACCCAACTGGGTGAACTACCACTAGATTTGTTTGCCGCGATTCAGAGTCTCAAAAAAGAACTCAACGCCGTTATCTTGGCACATTATTATCAAGAGCCAGATATTCAGGATATTGCAGACTTTATTGGGGATTCATTACAACTAGCGAGAGCCGCCGAAAAAACCAATGCGGATGTAATTGTCTTTGCTGGCGTTCACTTCATGGCAGAAACAGCAAAGATACTTAATCCCGATAAATTAGTACTTTTACCAGATTTGGATGCTGGTTGTTCTTTAGCAGACAGTTGTCCACCAGACGAATTTGCGGCTTTTAAAGCAGCGCATCCAGATCATTTGGTGGTATCTTACATCAACTGTTCTGCTGATATCAAGGCGATGAGCGATATTATTTGTACTAGCTCCAACGCTGTGAAAATTGTGCAGCAGATACCGAAAGAACAGCCGATTATTTTTGCCCCAGATCGGAACTTGGGGCGGTATGTAATGGAACAGACAGGACGAGATTTGGTGCTATGGCAAGGTAGCTGTGTTGTCCATGAAACCTTTTCAGAAAAGAAAATTGTCCAGTTAAAAATTGCCCATCCCGAAGCAGAGGCGATCGCACATCCAGAATGTGAAAGTAGTGTATTGCGCCACGCCAGTTTTATTGGCTCTACAGCCGCCTTACTCAAGTATTGTCAAAGCAGCCCCACCAAAGAATTTATCGTTGCGACAGAGCCAGGAATCATTCACCAAATGCAAAAACTAGCTCCTGACAAGCGTTTTATTCCTGCACCACCAATGAATAATTGTGCTTGTAACGAATGTCCCTTTATGCGGTTAAATACTCTAGAAAAGCTTTACTGGGCAATGAAAAATCGCACTCCCGAAATTACCATGTCAGAAGATATTCGGCTGGCTGCACTGCGACCAATGCAACGAATGCTGGAGATGAGCGTGTAA
- a CDS encoding Npun_F0813 family protein, with protein sequence MFILKRQDVEISSIQHPKKDQQVPILSYQGQTFRLISVFKASQEEEARALWRELTDNRGKACVLLEEPERFSVWGKIRLEQLDGDTGGHGKTAILIQASILLLQGVSIDIEEFLGARQAALFEKDIAEVFKQKQFPQASSLEAVKYLVSTNPLPTAKIPDWQENHVVILLQELHRLGKGYFGNANFTKQVIYKLEDMPEAERSLFITWLNQSPLGKLWQ encoded by the coding sequence ATGTTTATTCTCAAACGGCAGGATGTTGAAATATCAAGCATTCAGCACCCAAAAAAGGATCAGCAGGTGCCGATCCTCAGTTATCAAGGGCAGACTTTTCGCTTGATTAGTGTCTTCAAAGCTAGTCAAGAAGAAGAAGCTAGAGCCTTATGGAGAGAATTAACGGATAACCGAGGTAAAGCCTGTGTTTTACTAGAAGAACCCGAACGCTTTAGCGTTTGGGGTAAAATCCGTTTAGAGCAGCTGGATGGTGACACAGGTGGTCATGGCAAAACGGCAATTTTAATCCAAGCCAGTATTTTGCTGTTGCAGGGTGTTTCTATCGACATTGAAGAGTTTTTAGGTGCTAGGCAAGCTGCATTATTTGAAAAAGATATTGCCGAAGTGTTCAAGCAGAAACAATTTCCCCAAGCATCTTCTTTAGAAGCAGTTAAATATTTGGTATCTACTAATCCGTTACCGACAGCCAAAATACCTGATTGGCAAGAAAATCATGTAGTAATTCTGTTACAAGAACTGCATCGATTAGGAAAAGGCTATTTTGGCAACGCTAATTTTACCAAACAAGTGATTTATAAGCTAGAAGATATGCCAGAAGCCGAGCGATCGCTGTTTATCACTTGGCTAAATCAATCGCCACTGGGTAAACTATGGCAGTAA